The Fibrobacter sp. UWEL genome includes the window GATGAGCTCGGGATGACAGAGGAGGAGCTGCTAGATCCCCGATCGGGGTCGGGGATGACATCGGAGGAACTGCTGGATTCCTCGACTGCGCTCGGAATGACACTCGATACGAATTGGATTTTCTGGTTATCGGTTCCGGAGCGGACCCAGGTAATGAGGGGCATGCCGGGTTCCTTGGAAACGTTTAGAATGTCGCCCAGATAGTCGTCGTCGTAATTGGCGAACAGATAGTAACCCTTCTTTTCGGAGGCGTTTTCAATACGGATTTCGCAGGGTGTTGCGCTGGTGCGGACGGTATCCAGCAACACGGCCTGGGGGCAGTAATATTTCTTGGTGCCGTAATTCTGCAAAGTGTAATGGCGAGCGGTCTTCCCGGCGGCAACAATCCACAGCTGATTATCAGCCGTTTCGTCAGCAGTCTGCTGAATGACCATGTCACCATCATCCTGCAACGCCAAATTACTGTGGGAAACGGTCAAGCGATACGCACCATCCTTAATGAGGGCGTTGTTCACCTTGTCTACACCATCGGTGCGAACAATCTTCTGGATGTTTCCATCGCGATCATAGTACAGGTAGTCGATATTCACGGAACGGCGGTAAGTCCAGCCGCCAGGAGAATTGGCGCCGTGGTGCATAAAGTACCAGTGGCCCATGTACTTGAAAATGGCCTGATGATTGGTTTCGGAATTGTCTTCCTTGGCGTTAATCACGCCCTTCTGTGTCCAGGGGCCATTAATGGAAGGCGCCATGGAATAGTTGGTGGTAGAAGGATAACCGGAAGCATAACTGAAGTAATAGTTCCCGCGGAACTTGTGCATCCAGGGAGCTTCAAAGAAATCCTTGATTCCAATATCTTCCGGCTTGCTGGCCAGCTCAATCATGTTCTCTTTCAGCTTAACGCGGCGGCCGGCATTCCAGGAGCCCCAATACATCCAGATGTCGTCACCGTCATAGAAAATGGCGGGGTCAATATTCAGCTTGACATCATTTTCAGTAAGGTCCGTCACCAACGCATGACCGATGGCATCTACCCACGGACCCGACGGATGGTCGGCTACAGCAACACCGATTGCAAAGCCTTCATCCTGCTTGATGGAGCCGTGATGTACCGCCACATACCAGTAGTACTTACCATTTCGATATTCGCAGTGGCCCGCAAAGGCGCTTGCATCGGCCCACTTGAAAGTCTTGTAACTGAGCACGGCACCGTAATCATGGTAATTCTCCATGTCGGTAGTTACCAGAACGTGCCAGTCGTTCATCAAGAAGAACTTGTTGTTGGTACCCTGCGCCCCCTGTTCATCGTGGCCCGCAAAAATAAACAAGCTATCGTTATGAACCAACGCTGCAGCATCGGCAGAATAGAATGCAGTCGTAATAGGATTAGCTGCCTGTGCAACGGTAACCACACCGAACATTGCACAAGCAGTAACCCCCAAAAGTTTCCACAAACCCATCTTTTACTCCCTTTCAAAATCCTCAAAAATGCTAGATCCCCGATCTGGGTCGGGGATGACATTTGGGGACTTATTTCACCTTAACGATGTAATTTGCCTTAGGCAGATTTTCGAATCGGACTTCTGTACCAGCCATTGCCCCACGAATATCGCGAGAGGCAACAACCTGACCCATGGAATTCAGCAAGTAAACTTTCTGAGCCCCAGCAAGATTCAAGCGTACGAGATAAGAACCATCCATACGGGTAACGGTAAAGCCTCGTGCCGCAACAGAAGCAGTTACAAGTGCATCCTTGCTGTCACTACTAGATCCCTCGGCTCCGCTCGGGATGACAGAGGAAGAGGAGCCCGGGATGACATCGGAGGAAGAGCTGGAGATGACAGCGGAAGAGGAGCTGGGGATGACAGCGGAAGCCTTGAACATCATATTACCCACCACAACTTCACCGGATACGCCGCTTGCTGTGAGGTAGAAATCCTGAACGCCGGTCAATTTCTTGGAGCCACCTAAGGTTGAGCAAGTCACTTCGCTCCAGCCATTTGCAGCAGCCACACCCTTACTCAGGTCACATTCAGAAACCACAGTCCCCGCCTTGGAATCCAAGCGCAAAGCCAACTTTCCAGCGGAGCCCTTCACCATCACGCGAACGTCCGTACTCTTGATGGAATCCGTCACCACGTTTTCAAAAATCGCATAACCGCCATCCTTCATGGCCAACTGGTCATTTTCATCCAGACGAATACGGATACCGTTATCAAATCCGTTACCCGGGATGGTATCACGAATCACGCGCAAGAAGTCGATGCGGTCCAGTTCAGAGAAGTAGTTATTCGGAATGGGGCGCACTTCAATAAAGTTTCCGCCACGCTTCAAAGTCGCAGGAATCATCACCGTGGAATTTTCCGGGAAAGTTCCCCAGGAACCTGTAGGCGGAAGCTTCACCGTCTGTTCCTTACCGTTGATGGAAACGCCATGAGTTGCAGCGCCTTCACCGCCGTTAGCATAACGATAACGCAGCAAGTATTCACCCGCCTGAGGAATGTTCATGGGCAAGCGAATCTTGGAGCCTTCGGTATTCACGTAAGACAGGTATTCACCATTGGAAGCAGTCTTGCTGGTAGCGATAGCCAAGTCACCGCTTACCGCACGAGTCAAGGCACCATGTTCGGCTTCGGCGCTCAGGTAACGTCCCAGGAAAGGCTGACCCATTTCCGCCCAGTTGTCATCGGTGAACACCACGTCACGAATATGGATGTGATTGTACTTGTCGCCGGCGTTGTCATAATAATGATGGACAAAACGCACGCGGTTAATATCCTGGAAAGGTTCGCCACCGCCCGGGCCCACATAACGACCATAACGTTCCAGCAAAATAGTGCCGCCACCGCTAGCCAAATCCTTGCCGTCACGATCATAATAAGGACCAGTCACCTTATCAGCGCGGCCCATGGCAGTCTTGTAAGTGGTCTGCTCAATGTTTGCACCCTGCTGGCAGCACTTGTCCCAGGCGGTAAACAAAAAGAACTTTCCGTCATGTTCAATAAGGCTGGGACCTTCCACTGCGCCACCGCTTGCAGTTGTCACACGACGGGCAATGTTATACACCGTCTTATCGTCAGAAGCCTGATAGCCAGTTTCGCCGTTCAACTTAATCAATTGAATACCCAACCCGAAGGAGCCAAAAGCCATCCAGTATTCACCAGCAGAAGTCTTAATGACGTCGGCGTCAATTGCGTTATATTTGTCGGAAGCCACCGTATGGAACACATGACCCTTATCGGTCCAGCCATAGCCAGAAGTACCCGGCACCATGGATTTGGAAGCCGTATAACCAATGGCAGATGTGCGCTTGCCGAAAACGGAACCGCAATAATACACGCGGAACTCATCATCGAACTTGTAAATATCGGGAGCCCACACATCTTCCATGGTGGGAGCGTAAGTATAAATCCACTTGGGGAAAGAAGTCATGGTCTTGCCATGAGCCTTCCAGGAAACCATATCCTCCGTGGTCCACAGAGAAAGCTGGTTGTTGGTAGTCATGAGGGCATAACCGTCCTCGAAACGGACCATGCTGGGGTCGTGACCACCCTGCAAATTATCCTTGGCATACCAATCGGCGGCAGAAACAACGCCACAGGCAAACAAGCCGGCCAAGCACACAAACTTTGTTCTATTCATACAATTCACCCCACACGCTTTCGCGAGAAAACAACACCAATACTCTAAATATACCTTAAAGAATATTTAAAGTCAACGTTTTTATTAAAATAGCAACAAAATAAGCATTTGTAGACTTATTTAAATTATATAAAAGTCCACACTTTTGTAATAAAAATACAAGCAGTAACACCCCGCAGGTAATAAAAAAAGAGCGGTAAAACCGCCCTATTTTCTCAATTTCGCCAGTTTAAAGATTGTACTTGGGGATTTCTGGAACTTCCCCCAGGTGTATACCCATCTTTTTCAGGGTATCCGGATCCGAAAGTTGGGATAAATCATCCTCTTCCTCGTCCACAGTAGTCGCGACAACGCCACCTTCCTGACGGATATGAACCACTCGCTGAGGATAGGGAATCTCGATGTTCTTTTCGTCCAGAATGTTCTTGATAATCCCTAAATATTTTCGCTGCAGCTCTTGGTATTCGTAAGTACGTACCCACACCCAGATAGAAATGTTCACACCGCTGTCAGCCAGTTCCTCCACGAAAATCTTTGCCGGGGGAAGTTTCAGGAAGCGGGATTCCTCGTTGACCATCTTACGCAACACGCAAAAAGCCACATCCAGGGATGTTTCGTAGGATACTGAAACCGTCAAATCCAGGCGGCGAACCATGTTCCGGCTGTAATTCACAATGGGAGCCCCCCACAAGGAACTGTTGGGCGCAGAAACGTAAAGGCCATCCATAGTCTCGAAGGTCGTATTAAATAGTCCAATACCGCCAATTTTGCCCTTCACGTCACCACATTCAATGTAGTCCCCCGCCTTAAAGGGACTCAAGAACAGCAGCAAAATGCCGGAAGCCACATTAGAAAGGGTATCCTTCAGGGCGAGGCCCACCGCAAGGCTTGCGGCGCCAATCATAGCCAACAGGCCATTGGTATTCACGCCCAAAATGTTCAAGCAGAGCAACAGCCCCAGCACATAAAGGGTGTATTTAAACAAGTCAGAAACAAGGGGAATAGCCGCCCGGTCCAAGCCCTTTCGAGAAGCTCGATCCAGCCCTTTCTTAAAGCCCCAGGTCAAAATCTTGATGATTACAATGACGAGCACCACCAAAAGCAGCTGCTCTATAATCAAATCCTTAGGGATGAGTTCTCTAATCTTTTCCACGGGCCTAAATTTACATTAACCCCCTATCAAATTAAAGAGGGCGGCTCTAAGAACCGTCCTCAGTTTGAAATTCATCACATTTTGAAAGTTTTAGAAGAAAACTCTCACAATTACGGACCCAACAATGGTGGATACGATCACGCTGGTCATACCGGGGAGCATAAAGCTATGGTTCAGCAAGTATTTACCAATAACCGTAGTTCCAGAACGGTCGAAGTTCACCGTGGCAATGTCAGAGGGATAATTCGGGATGAAGAAGTAACCATAGACACTGGGGAGAACACCCAGAAGAACGACGCCATCAATTCCCAGGCTATAGGCCAGCGGGAGCATGGACACCACAACAGCGCCCTGAGAGTTGATCAGCACGGAAACAGCGAAGAAAGCAAAGGCGATTGCCCAGGGATAATGCTGGACAATATCCTTCAGGCCTCCCTGCATCACGTCCATGTAGTTGGCAAAATAGGTATCAGCCAGCCATGCAATGCCGTAAATAGCCACCACAGCCACCATACCAGACTGCCAGACAGCACCGGAAACAGCCTTCTTGGGCTGAGCCTTACAGAGAAGAATCATGAAAGCAGCAGCAGAAATCATCACGATCTGGATAATGACATTCATGCCGATGGGCTTCATCTGGGCAACGCCATCCACAATCTTACCTGTGGGAACAACAGGACGAATATCGTGACCCGCAATCTGGAACACAGAGAACATGACAATCACAGCAAGAGCAATCAGGAACACGAAAACAGAACGCTTAGCTTCCTTAGTCACTTCCTTATCCAGAAGAGAAGCGGTGTTGCCGTACATGTATTCCTTCATCTGCGGGTCCTTAAGGCGAGCCTGGAAGGCAGGGTCCTTATCCAGGTCGAGACCGCGCTTGTAGCTCAGGGCGGCAGCAGCCATCAAGCCGCAAATACAGGAGGGAATGGTAACAGCAATAACCTGCAGGTTGTTGATTTCAAAGCCATGGGCATTGGAAATCACCACGAAGGATGCCACCGCAGCGGCGATGGGAGAACAGGTAATACCCACCTGGGAAGCAACGGAAGCCACAGCGCAGGGACGTTCCGGACGGATCCCCTTCTTCAGGGAGATGTCACAGATAATGGGCATCAAGGTATAAACCACATGACCCGTACCTACGAGAACGGTCAGGAAGAATGTGCAAAGCGGAGCCAGGAAGATAATCTGGTTGGGGTGCTTACGCAATAGCTTTTCCGCCAGCTGGATCAACCAGTCCATACCGCCTGCGGCCTGCATAATACCGGCGCAGGTCACGGCTGCGATAATGATGTAAATAACATCGGTAGGCGGCTTACCCGGAGCCATCCCGAAGCCAAGCACTAGAATGGCAAGGCCAATGCCGGAAAT containing:
- a CDS encoding glycoside hydrolase family 43 protein, which encodes MGLWKLLGVTACAMFGVVTVAQAANPITTAFYSADAAALVHNDSLFIFAGHDEQGAQGTNNKFFLMNDWHVLVTTDMENYHDYGAVLSYKTFKWADASAFAGHCEYRNGKYYWYVAVHHGSIKQDEGFAIGVAVADHPSGPWVDAIGHALVTDLTENDVKLNIDPAIFYDGDDIWMYWGSWNAGRRVKLKENMIELASKPEDIGIKDFFEAPWMHKFRGNYYFSYASGYPSTTNYSMAPSINGPWTQKGVINAKEDNSETNHQAIFKYMGHWYFMHHGANSPGGWTYRRSVNIDYLYYDRDGNIQKIVRTDGVDKVNNALIKDGAYRLTVSHSNLALQDDGDMVIQQTADETADNQLWIVAAGKTARHYTLQNYGTKKYYCPQAVLLDTVRTSATPCEIRIENASEKKGYYLFANYDDDYLGDILNVSKEPGMPLITWVRSGTDNQKIQFVSSVIPSAVEESSSSSDVIPDPDRGSSSSSSVIPSSSSSVIPSSSSGVIPSAVEGSSSSETSLHLATKVLSRSMNYDPLARMVRLAGEAHWTVFSLNGHIVQCGFGSQVSMNNVGRGTFLVRSGKETLKVVNP
- a CDS encoding family 43 glycosylhydrolase; this encodes MNRTKFVCLAGLFACGVVSAADWYAKDNLQGGHDPSMVRFEDGYALMTTNNQLSLWTTEDMVSWKAHGKTMTSFPKWIYTYAPTMEDVWAPDIYKFDDEFRVYYCGSVFGKRTSAIGYTASKSMVPGTSGYGWTDKGHVFHTVASDKYNAIDADVIKTSAGEYWMAFGSFGLGIQLIKLNGETGYQASDDKTVYNIARRVTTASGGAVEGPSLIEHDGKFFLFTAWDKCCQQGANIEQTTYKTAMGRADKVTGPYYDRDGKDLASGGGTILLERYGRYVGPGGGEPFQDINRVRFVHHYYDNAGDKYNHIHIRDVVFTDDNWAEMGQPFLGRYLSAEAEHGALTRAVSGDLAIATSKTASNGEYLSYVNTEGSKIRLPMNIPQAGEYLLRYRYANGGEGAATHGVSINGKEQTVKLPPTGSWGTFPENSTVMIPATLKRGGNFIEVRPIPNNYFSELDRIDFLRVIRDTIPGNGFDNGIRIRLDENDQLAMKDGGYAIFENVVTDSIKSTDVRVMVKGSAGKLALRLDSKAGTVVSECDLSKGVAAANGWSEVTCSTLGGSKKLTGVQDFYLTASGVSGEVVVGNMMFKASAVIPSSSSAVISSSSSDVIPGSSSSVIPSGAEGSSSDSKDALVTASVAARGFTVTRMDGSYLVRLNLAGAQKVYLLNSMGQVVASRDIRGAMAGTEVRFENLPKANYIVKVK
- a CDS encoding mechanosensitive ion channel family protein: MEKIRELIPKDLIIEQLLLVVLVIVIIKILTWGFKKGLDRASRKGLDRAAIPLVSDLFKYTLYVLGLLLCLNILGVNTNGLLAMIGAASLAVGLALKDTLSNVASGILLLFLSPFKAGDYIECGDVKGKIGGIGLFNTTFETMDGLYVSAPNSSLWGAPIVNYSRNMVRRLDLTVSVSYETSLDVAFCVLRKMVNEESRFLKLPPAKIFVEELADSGVNISIWVWVRTYEYQELQRKYLGIIKNILDEKNIEIPYPQRVVHIRQEGGVVATTVDEEEDDLSQLSDPDTLKKMGIHLGEVPEIPKYNL
- a CDS encoding anaerobic C4-dicarboxylate transporter, which translates into the protein MTALMIIQLLIVLAALYVGSRYGSLALGAISGIGLAILVLGFGMAPGKPPTDVIYIIIAAVTCAGIMQAAGGMDWLIQLAEKLLRKHPNQIIFLAPLCTFFLTVLVGTGHVVYTLMPIICDISLKKGIRPERPCAVASVASQVGITCSPIAAAVASFVVISNAHGFEINNLQVIAVTIPSCICGLMAAAALSYKRGLDLDKDPAFQARLKDPQMKEYMYGNTASLLDKEVTKEAKRSVFVFLIALAVIVMFSVFQIAGHDIRPVVPTGKIVDGVAQMKPIGMNVIIQIVMISAAAFMILLCKAQPKKAVSGAVWQSGMVAVVAIYGIAWLADTYFANYMDVMQGGLKDIVQHYPWAIAFAFFAVSVLINSQGAVVVSMLPLAYSLGIDGVVLLGVLPSVYGYFFIPNYPSDIATVNFDRSGTTVIGKYLLNHSFMLPGMTSVIVSTIVGSVIVRVFF